The window GTGGTGATAATAAATAGTGAGTATACTtagttatgaaataaaaaagcaaagagtaaaataattaacaaaatcttTTTGTGTAAAGTTTGTTCTGCTACCATGTCTGGTGGTATTTTTGGTATTGCTGGATTATTTCCCTCCGAATACATGACGGCTGTGGTTAGTGGGCAAGCTTTGGGTGGTATTTTTACAGCTCTAACATTCCTGGTCGTTTTAACTTTTGGAGCTGCTCCAAATGTAAccgcatttatttatttcattattggCAGTGTTCTTATCCTGATCAACATAATTTGCTATGGCATTTTGGAAAGAAATGATTTCTTCAAATATTATGTTGAGGGCGgggataaatttaaaattatctacGATAATCCCACTCATAGTCGCATGGTTGATCGAGGCATACCATTGGATCCGAATGTTAACgaagtttttagtaaaatttatgtTCACGCTGTAActatttgtttactttattcTACGACACTTTCTGTCTACCCATCCGTAACAATACTCATGCAATCGGAGAATTATGGTCAGGGCAAAGCTTGGAACGGTAGGTTTTTAcaactatttaatttaatgttgtaaatgataaatatacaaacatttatacaaataataaataaattattttcagatATTTACTATATGCCTGTTGTCAATTATTTGTTCTTTAATTCTGGTGACTATTTCGGTCGTATTATTTGTGGTCTTTTTGAAAGAGTGAGTTTACTGgagattaaaaagtaaaatttaattagtaaaactttttttctagcCCCGCAAAAACGTTCATACTGTTCTAATGATGGTGGTCTTACGTGTGCTCTATATACCATTTTTATTGTGTTCCAACacaaatttacacaattttatgCCGACACTTGTTCATTCAGATGTGGCATTTATAATAATGATTATAACGTTTGCTTTAAGCAATGGCTATATcacaaatattcttttaataatGGCTCCCAGGTATGTGTGTTAGTTGCAATAGAAATAAGCAACAATTTCAACTATTATTTTACAGGTGTGTAAAGCAGCATGAAAAAGAAATGGCATCTTCGATTATGGCGGCTTCTCTAAGTTGTGGTTTAGCCTTAGGTTCAATGTTGAGCATGATTTTTGTCCAAAtgctttaaattcaataaatggAGTTCATCAGCAGGGTGCCTTGGCTTCGAGATTTTAAACATATGGAGTCTAAATACGAAACAGAACAACGATTTATTgccattttaaatattattaaacaatttctttcttaatgttaattttctgtcatgttttctatacatatcataaatcattaatattttttattcattttaatgtagtagatttttgtatgtttttattttgttttattaaatttagattttaagactgtttatataattttactatcatttaacatttattgctaataaataagaaataaatttttgattgaaaacacttataaacaaattaagttgtttcgtatttctttttatattataaatacattttaatagattttaagtGTGGTATTTTTactaattatttaataacaacatcaaatttgtaaagtacattttgtaatttacacacactatatatatgtattaaataccGATGTAGTGACCTTAcaaataaaagtataataattTTGTCTGTGATATCAGTGATTAGAGTTTTCGTTCATGTGGTGGTGTTCATTTGGTAAAGCtaaatttacaaatacatacatacattaatatatattaaaaattagttcAATTTAAAACTGAATTCACACGGTGTCATATTCATTGCCAACAACTTACTGTTAATTAAAGATATACTATCTTTCCTTTACAAAAAAGTTAGCAGAAAGTTGTTTAGAAGCTTGTTTTCATTATGAATAAGGCcgataatttttgataaaacacGATTATTATTGATTAAATCTATtccaattaatttttatatccaAATTGGTATTTTTATTCCTCTTAGCTATGAACTTGTCTATTGTTTAAATGTAAGATTATATGGAATGAGCTACATACATGTCTATAAAAACTTgtgaataaaagttttaatcgtagtattttttaattttaaggagGATTTCTAAATCAAGGCACAGTctaatactaaaaaaacatataacatCAACAATTTATaggtgaatattttattttttcaaatattactatACAACATCTATTTATATAACACCAACAATATTAAtacataaattacttttattaatggtacaaatatttatgcaaagAATAGGTAGATCAAAATCGTTGAAataaattgataataataatcgTTGTATTGAACTGAACcaggaaaaagtaaaaacatattagttttaggTTGAGTCCAATGAATTTTGTTCGAACTTGTCGGAAATCGGAAGTAGTTGAAAGTTGTTTAAGAAAATACGTCATTTATTACTCCATAGATTTTCGTATATGAATGAgtgattattaatttttttgtaaatattaaaagatttaaaacgaaattttcccATTTTTTACCCTGGGTATagagggtttgtgctgatgtttgtaacatacaaaactattggttaaagtataccaatctgctTAAATAACTTTGTAGTAGATGTAACATgatctaccaacatttataaggataggcccatattcaCCCCTACTTtctatgagccctcttgaaaaaatcagttttttgtcaaaaataagtacAAGTATtctggaataaagttaaaaaacaaatcaaatgctttatattattaataattcaatttttaacatactgactggtgtagggtatcatatggttggctatgcccgactatacttgtatacttgttttattttttgttacgaaaaatatataaaattttatatctacCTATCTCATCAGCAACAGTACTTTAATTCTTTGCTCAGAATTCGTGAATCTTTTTAGTCTGTATGATTTTAATtcgcaaaaaaagtaaataaaaaagatattaattaTCATAAAGTATCAAtagatttaacatttaattggataatggaaatcgattaaattttgcaaaattactcgttatataaaattcggccTTACCGAATATAATATCAATAGTGAAGTTTGCAATAATTATTACAACAACTTGCTACGAGATTAAAAAAACTACACATTGAACACTTAGATATTTAtcgatatataaaaaataaaaattcgtcaaaaacttaaaacacaCAAAGAAATATACACACATTAATATAtatgacagtttttttttgtcaaatcatGCAATTTGAGAAAAACTATTGTagacataaatttgtttaaacatatatttaagactttttttattgcttttaaaatttacttctaAAGTTATTATTATACCACCAATTTCTAATACTAAATCTGTaacttattcaataaatttttataatccaGTATTTCGCCATACATATTTCTAtcgtaaatttattatttttttttattcagtttaattttatgtaaaaatcattatgaatagattttaatctaaaattaaaaaactcaaATAGATTTTAACGTTTTCAAATTCATTCTAAATTTGATGAATTCCTTCTAACGCTTTCGATATACAAACCCGTTGAACAAATACAAACTTaacttcaaaattaattatcaaaaaaaaaaaataagtgcaAATTCGTCTCGACCCttacacttttatttaaaatggaaTTTGATAAcgttatatatataatttaatgcttttatttaatatcttctaatataatattgttaaagaatttatttattattttgcttttatgaATTACAACATCTAAGGTGGTTTGCCGTCCAGAGAATGATAAGTAGTTTACAGATTTGTTGCTTAATTAATTATCCTTAGTGATCAGTGCTCTATTTGCTAAGGATATATTTAGTAGATGCTAGGGATGCTCTAAAAAtcgtatttgtatttgtataattttatttaatattatcatCAAGGTTCGTTAGAGATAAAACCtatataaaatgcattaaaaaatgTGGTTTCCGTTATGATTGTCTTGCATAtggatattaattaaaaaatgttaaaatactaaaagaaattgtaaaaaacagTCTTTGGGATTTTGTAGATTTGAAGTACAATCGAATGCTGGTGTTGTAAAAATATAGACTTTGTTGTAGTAGATTAGagtaaaaagtatttgaaagtaggatttaaatatataaatagaataatagagtaaaagagtttttatatagattgtgttgaaaacatttatttaaaaaataaacaaaacattattaCATAGAAAAGCgaactaaaaaattataaataaataaatcttaacaATTAATCACACACACTTAAAAAAGTATAGTTACAATAATATGTATAATcacaaaaattcttaacaatATTTGTGCTTATTACTgttgtttgttgtgtttttgaatttgaaaaCACTTGGCATGCATGACATTGATTACAActaaaaagtaacttttaaactaaatatcaTTAAAAGTTGTACACAACATAGTTAATTTAGGAGTTTGAGAAAAAAGACTCTGGAACTTGACAGATCTATATAAATAGTTACTgagttattaatattaattttacaggatatatgattatattttttgcagttACTGTTAACGTAaggattaatttttaattaggaAATTCTGTCTAGAATATGGTCGAATTTAAGGGTTTTACGCTTTTCAAActtattttgatttttcttttaatgtttttttaacactattactgttttaaaaacaaaaatattaagtttttgttttacacaaaaCAATATGCAACCCTGATCAGCTACTACAGTATGTAACTTGTTAAATGACTTTTAATAATAAGAATTTgatgtataaattaataataaatataaaaaatacactatTTTTTGACAGTAGCCTATAACACAATGTCGCGTACAACGCGTGTTGTGTATTTCCACCTTTTATGTCCGTGTTTGGTTAATAAAGACTGACTGAGAAAATAATTAGCACACTTTGTAGTTTAAAACACAGAAACGTCTGCCTAATGCGAAAACTAGTTTCTGTGATGTAGTTTCTGTAATGTAAATTACATACATGTTTGTTTTACGCATTATTATGAACAGCTGCTAatctatatataattatattcaaCTCATGAGAAACCTTTATATTAATTTGAATCATATACTCTAAGATCACGAATGTGTACAGGTTGGAAGATCAATCACATACAAAATCAGGATCTAAGAGAAAAACGATAAAATTTGCTGTAGAAAATGTTTCGGAAAAGTAAagtttacaattaaataaaagttacaCAGTCTCCAGTCTTTCATTTTGTTCTCCTGTGTATAGCAAAAGTATGTCAATACTTAATGTACGtaatacataaacatacatcttcaactaaaaattaaataaattaatatataacaacaacatagatttttttacaattaaacacattttttcaacttaaaatactttatatagtttaatatataattttataattgaacaaaaattaaaaaaaatgcttttttgaTCAAAAATGTACAAGGGAAGCTTCATCGTCTAGTTAATCTGAGATTCTGTTTTTGGAAATGAGActagtttgttttaattttttatatattttttgttgtgttaaataatataaagtgAAGGGCTTACTGCAGGAACGTTATTAGATACAATAAGTCgaaaaataatcttttatttCGAAAACACTAAAAATTCAAGAAATTCATGTACACATACTTATcatgttattttagttttgtagtTTACTAAGCCCTTCAAGTttgaatacaaaataacaatCAACTTATATcagatttgtttgtttttaaaatttcctaaaaataaatacaatcaaaatttttttaaattatttttcatcttagtataaacattaaatgttttcttaaggCCCATTATTCTATGTCAAGATTGTCTTTATTAACTCCAAAAGATAATCCGGACATTAGAAAAATGGACACtaatctttaaaattgttattgttacttttcaaaaaatagtgTTTTTCATTCATGTGTTATTTCTCCACTTAATActaatacataataattttaacaataaggtaacaaattttggaaattaCAGATACATATGAGTACGTacattatttcttatttaaagtacaaaatttattaatttttaataatttttgcttaaaaaaattaataaatttttaacttgttttttatgattttctgtTTTAGCAGCTTTAtcaaaattttggtaaaatctttatttctgcatgtaaaattttatatttctaaaaccTTCATAAAAGCTACTCAACCCTTTTTCTAATTCAACTACTTATACCAATTACTTTACACCAAAAATGTAAACGTTTTTGAAGGTTtagaagtaatttttaattaaaatgtgtatatgtaataaatatgtaaccgataaatttttaaaacaaaaaggtacatcttgtatttattttattacgaaTTGGACTAATACCCCGTTTACCCGATGTAATTATTCGTCATTAACTGTCTTATTCATCAATCAAGCCCCCAATTACGAACTGAATTACATGAGTTGTCATACAAAATTTAGCTGCGAATCACACAGCAGTACGTAATATAATATGTGTCATAGAAACGGGTTAATTAGTTTTTGTAATTCAGAAGCCGAATCAAGTAACTCACCTCTTAGTGTGAACCTGGTATATAATAGAGAAAATATATTCTTATATCAAAaactacattttcaaaaaattcttattaatcatttttagaatttattcccctaaaatgtgattttttttaaaaaccaaagaGAATTCTTTCATATTAGTTACATAATGATAAACCGTTTTTTATTAAGTCTTAGATTAGAGATCGATATGAACCCGTTGTTACATCCTTGGTGTAAAGTAACTTATTTACGGTTAGTTTTctacttatttataaaataattttgactataattaacttttttctatttctaaaataaattttacaattaactTTCCACCATTTAATGTTTtcgtcgtttttttttcttttcacaacAATAAATActgtttttaattagtttatatttaaaattacgttaaaacttgtttgttttactatcttaatgtttattttagcaTTTATGTGGCAATACCACAGTCGTTGCTGAGGCAGAACAAGCCGCCGTACTATTAGATATACTGCTATTTGAACGGGCAGGTGATAATGCTAATTTATTAGAAGACGAACCAACATCCAAGGAAAGATGATGGTGATGATCATTACTTAAAGAAGAAGAAGTACAAGTGGAGGTGGCAGAGgtattttgaaaaagtaccaagaaacCGTTAGTGGTGACACAAGTGCGAGATTCACATTCTTTATCAACTATTTGGCGGGCCTGAAAgtataaattattcaattatcTTTAAGGGTAAGTTTAATGTTGCattatttttagcaattatACCATTGTCTTATGTTCCATTAAGTTGTTTTTAACTATATCATGTTGTTTTCGTAAATCCTCGTGGCGTTGTTTATATACATCCATTAACCGAGTGCGT of the Lucilia cuprina isolate Lc7/37 chromosome 2, ASM2204524v1, whole genome shotgun sequence genome contains:
- the LOC111683807 gene encoding equilibrative nucleoside transporter 1 isoform X1 encodes the protein MLKYDTISNDDREPLVSNVLQFAAEDEEGDTDDIYAGGFIDEQSQHDNDNFMPTTLPHRTYDDDFHNIELQSHIQISDAPVDHWNYTYVVFYLLGIATMTPWNFFITAEDYWMFKFRNTTLNDTTDTSPDLTPMQKSFACDLTLTASISGTTFLILNAIYGQKVSLRLKMLGTLLVILLIFIITTAFVEVNTDKWQEQFFLITLFTVVIINICSATMSGGIFGIAGLFPSEYMTAVVSGQALGGIFTALTFLVVLTFGAAPNVTAFIYFIIGSVLILINIICYGILERNDFFKYYVEGGDKFKIIYDNPTHSRMVDRGIPLDPNVNEVFSKIYVHAVTICLLYSTTLSVYPSVTILMQSENYGQGKAWNDIYYMPVVNYLFFNSGDYFGRIICGLFERPRKNVHTVLMMVVLRVLYIPFLLCSNTNLHNFMPTLVHSDVAFIIMIITFALSNGYITNILLIMAPRCVKQHEKEMASSIMAASLSCGLALGSMLSMIFVQML
- the LOC111683807 gene encoding equilibrative nucleoside transporter 1 isoform X2: MSALHALSIWIPHYWMFKFRNTTLNDTTDTSPDLTPMQKSFACDLTLTASISGTTFLILNAIYGQKVSLRLKMLGTLLVILLIFIITTAFVEVNTDKWQEQFFLITLFTVVIINICSATMSGGIFGIAGLFPSEYMTAVVSGQALGGIFTALTFLVVLTFGAAPNVTAFIYFIIGSVLILINIICYGILERNDFFKYYVEGGDKFKIIYDNPTHSRMVDRGIPLDPNVNEVFSKIYVHAVTICLLYSTTLSVYPSVTILMQSENYGQGKAWNDIYYMPVVNYLFFNSGDYFGRIICGLFERPRKNVHTVLMMVVLRVLYIPFLLCSNTNLHNFMPTLVHSDVAFIIMIITFALSNGYITNILLIMAPRCVKQHEKEMASSIMAASLSCGLALGSMLSMIFVQML